A stretch of Pyrenophora tritici-repentis strain M4 chromosome 7, whole genome shotgun sequence DNA encodes these proteins:
- a CDS encoding isochorismatase domain-containing protein 2A, mitochondrial precursor, translated as MADARIIANPALFICDLQDKFRPAIDEFPRVVATAQKLLKASQLFNIPVFATTQNKARLGETCPELMLDQPDGIKTVCHLDKTLFSMITPEVKQALDSLNVPGPLSCIVVGIESHICITQTTLDLLRFGHKVYIIADGVSSCNKEEVPIALARLRHEGATVTTSESFLYEYVQDAGNPEFKDLIKVVKETSQSTKETMQTLCKF; from the exons ATGGCTGATGCCCGCATCATAGCGAACCCCGCTCTCTT TATTTGCGACTTGCAGGACAAGTTTCGGCCGGCGATTGATGAGTTTCCGAGAGTTGTTGCGACGGCGCAGAAGTTGCTGAAGGCTA GCCAGCTATTCAACATCCCCGTATTCGCGACAACCCAGAATAAAGCGCGCTTGGGCGAGACATGTCCAGAATTGATGTTGGACCAGCCCGATGGTATCAAGACGGTCTGTCACCTTGACAAGACTTTGTTTTCTATGAT AACACCAGAAGTCAAACAAGCTCTCGATTCGCTCAACGTCCCAGGTCCCCTCTCCTGCATCGTCGTCGGTATCGAAAGCCACATATGCATCACCCAGACTACGCTCGACCTCCTCCGATTCGGCCACAAAGTCTACATCATCGCGGATGGTGTAAGCAGCTGCAACAAAGAGGAGGTACCCATTGCGCTGGCAAGGCTGAGACATGAAGGCGCCACAGTGACAACGAGCGAGAGCTTTCTGTATGAATATGTACAAGATGCAGGGAATCCCGA GTTCAAAGACCTTATCAAGGTGGTCAAGGAGACGTCGCAAAGCACAAAAGAGACTATGCAAACACTGTGCAAGTTCTAG
- a CDS encoding FabG, Dehydrogenase with different specificities (related to short-chain alcohol dehydrogenase), with the protein MAEKPKTAFITGGASGIGRALSIHLLSKGWHIFIADVNTTSAKQLADEHNTSTTILHYSECDTTSWESQLSAFRKALKALNSRIDCVFPIAGISERKWLPTPSETNAMETDEFAKPNLSVIDVDLTAVLYTVALAIQQFRRQEPIAWMGNHRFRGKIGLVASICGFYCIPSVPVYTAAKHAIVGLTRSYGALLKDEGITVNAVAPNVVRTAISSGAFYDKLEAEGVLTPMEGLMSAFDEILQSDNSALVYECGPNGGWSLREGAQYLDEESGKACDMISTRSMTLHYETQ; encoded by the exons ATGGCGGAAAAGCCCAAGACAGCGTTTATAACAG GCGGAGCAAGCGGAATAGGCCGCGCCCTCAGCATCCATCTCCTCTCAAAAGGCTGGCACATCTTCATCGCCGACGTCAACACGACCTCTGCAAAGCAACTCGCCGACGAGCACAACACCTCAACTACCATCTTACACTATTCCGAATGCGACACCACATCCTGGGAATCGCAACTCTCCGCCTTCCGAAAAGCTCTAAAAGCGCTAAACAGCCGCATCGACTGCGTCTTCCCCATTGCCGGAATCAGCGAGCGAAAATGGCTTCCCACCCCCTCTGAAACCAACGCCATGGAAACCGACGAGTTCGCTAAACCCAATCTCTCCGTCATCGATGTTGACCTCACAGCCGTTCTCTACACCGTCGCGCTGGCCATCCAACAGTTCCGACGTCAAGAACCCATCGCTTGGATGGGAAACCATCGGTTCCGCGGGAAAATCGGTCTGGTGGCTAGTATATGCGGGTTCTACTGTATCCCCAGTGTGCCTGTATATACCGCTGCTAAGCACGCCATCGTAGGGTTGACGCGGTCTTATGGTGCTCTACTTAAAGATGAGGGTATCACGGTCAATGCTGTGGCGCCGAATGTGGTTAGAACGGCGATTAGTTCGGGTGCTTTCTACGACAAATTGGAAGCAGAGGGTGTGTTGACGCCGATGGAGGGTTTGATGAGCGCTTTCGATGAGATACTTCAGAGTGATAATAGTGCGCTTGTGTACGAGTGTGGGCCGAATGGTGGGTGGAGTTTACGAGAAGGCGCGCAGTATTTGGATGAAGAGAGTGGGAAAGCTTGTGATATGATTTCAACGCGATCGATGACGTTGCATTATGAGACGCAGTGA
- a CDS encoding ackA, Acetate kinase: MPEIILSINAGSSSVKISVYKTPDNDSRVPTQLAEATVEGLTAPPAKLKYERGDEKIKGRELENVKTQEDGFRYILDHLTNDEGLAELNRKEDIHFTCHRVVHGGDYPRSQVIDKETYHHIEELSDLAPLHNAPALTIVRAVAEILPNAKNIAYFDSSFHNTLPDSICTYAIDQEVAQKNKLRKYGFHGISYSFITNAVATHLNKPMDQVNIIALHLGSGASTCCIKGGKSLDTTMGLTPLAGLPGATRSGSIDPSLMFHYTHSAGKPSHSSSEKLHITQAEEILNKKSGWKSLTGTTDFGKISSSDRHEDKLAFNIFVDRILNYVSPYFTKLDGEVDALVFAGGIGEKGGKLRQAVVQGVKCLGFAIDKKNEAQVDEVVTDISSSSARYKTLVVQTDEQLEMARGVLEDKDRFVGKK, encoded by the coding sequence ATGCCTGAAATTATTCTATCGATAAATGCGGGCTCATCGAGCGTCAAGATATCCGTCTACAAAACTCCAGACAATGACTCGCGAGTACCTACGCAACTCGCAGAAGCAACAGTAGAGGGACTTACAGCGCCGCCTGCAAAGCTCAAGTACGAGCGCGGCGATGAAAAGATCAAAGGTAGAGAGCTGGAAAATGTGAAAACACAAGAAGACGGATTCCGCTACATCTTGGACCACCTTACCAACGATGAGGGACTGGCTGAGCTAAATCGAAAAGAGGATATTCACTTCACATGCCATCGCGTTGTGCATGGAGGTGACTATCCCAGAAGCCAGGTCATCGACAAGGAGACATACCACCACATCGAGGAGCTATCTGACCTCGCGCCCCTCCATAACGCACCTGCACTCACCATCGTCCGCGCCGTGGCCGAGATCCTCCCAAATGCGAAGAACATCGCATACTTTGACTCTTCTTTCCATAACACACTGCCGGACTCTATATGCACCTACGCCATCGACCAAGAAGTCGCGCAGAAGAACAAACTGCGAAAGTATGGGTTTCATGGCATCAGCTATTCCTTCATCACCAACGCTGTAGCTACTCACTTGAACAAGCCCATGGACCAGGTCAACATTATTGCGCTCCATCTTGGCTCCGGCGCATCTACATGTTGCATCAAGGGCGGCAAGTCGCTCGACACAACGATGGGACTAACCCCGCTGGCTGGTCTACCAGGGGCGACGCGGTCAGGCTCCATCGACCCGTCCTTGATGTTCCATTACACGCACAGCGCGGGCAAGCCATCGCACAGCTCCAGCGAGAAACTACACATCACACAAGCCGAGGAGATTCTAAATAAGAAGAGCGGCTGGAAGAGTCTCACCGGAACGACCGACTTTGGCAAGATCAGTTCTTCCGACCGCCACGAGGATAAGCTTGCGTTCAACATCTTCGTCGACCGCATCTTGAACTACGTCAGCCCTTACTTCACCAAGCTCGATGGCGAAGTCGATGCTCTCGTCTTTGCGGGAGGAATTGGAGAGAAGGGTGGCAAACTGAGGCAGGCAGTCGTGCAGGGTGTGAAGTGCTTGGGCTTTGCCATTGACAAGAAGAATGAGGCTCAAGTGGATGAGGTGGTCACGGATATTAGCTCTAGCAGCGCGCGGTATAAAACACTGGTTGTCCAGACTGATGAGCAGTTGGAGATGGCAAGAGGTGTGTTGGAGGATAAGGATCGCTTTGTGGGGAAGAAGTAG